In a genomic window of Ralstonia nicotianae:
- the nuoH gene encoding NADH-quinone oxidoreductase subunit NuoH translates to MIESITSFGAATFGGWWPLIWTLVRAVCIILPLLLCVAYLILWERKLIGWMHVRVGPNRVGPMGLLQPIADVLKLLLKEVMVPSAVSRGMYIIAPLMVLMPAVAIWAVVPFQAEAVVSNINAGLLYVMAISSVGVYGVILAGWASNSKYAFLGAMRASAQMISYEIAMGFALVTVLMVTGSLNLSDIVNSQNRGFFANHGINILSWNWLSLLPMFGVYFISGVAETNRHPFDVVEGESEIVAGHMIEYSGMAFALFFLAEYINMIVISAMTATMFLGGWSAPIDAPVFNWIPGFFWLLIKVFLLLSVFIWLRASFPRYRYDQIMRLGWKIFIPLTVGWLIIVAIWLVSPWNIWK, encoded by the coding sequence ATGATCGAGTCGATTACCTCTTTCGGCGCGGCGACCTTCGGCGGCTGGTGGCCGCTGATCTGGACGCTGGTGCGTGCCGTTTGCATCATCCTGCCGCTGCTGCTGTGCGTGGCTTACCTGATCCTGTGGGAGCGCAAGCTGATCGGCTGGATGCACGTGCGCGTGGGTCCGAACCGCGTGGGCCCGATGGGCCTGCTGCAGCCGATCGCCGACGTGCTCAAGCTGCTGCTCAAGGAAGTCATGGTGCCGAGCGCGGTCAGCCGTGGCATGTACATCATCGCGCCGCTGATGGTGCTGATGCCGGCCGTGGCGATCTGGGCGGTGGTGCCGTTCCAGGCCGAGGCCGTGGTGTCGAACATCAACGCCGGCCTGCTGTACGTGATGGCGATCAGCTCGGTGGGTGTGTACGGCGTGATCCTGGCCGGCTGGGCCTCGAACTCCAAGTACGCGTTCCTGGGCGCGATGCGCGCCTCGGCACAGATGATCTCGTACGAAATCGCCATGGGCTTCGCGCTCGTGACGGTGCTGATGGTCACCGGCAGCCTGAACCTGTCGGACATCGTCAACTCGCAGAACCGCGGCTTCTTCGCCAACCACGGCATCAACATCCTGTCGTGGAACTGGCTGTCGCTGCTGCCGATGTTCGGCGTGTATTTCATCTCGGGCGTGGCCGAAACCAACCGCCACCCGTTCGACGTGGTGGAAGGCGAATCGGAAATCGTGGCCGGCCACATGATCGAATACTCGGGCATGGCGTTCGCGCTGTTCTTCCTGGCCGAGTACATCAACATGATCGTCATCTCGGCGATGACGGCGACGATGTTCCTGGGCGGCTGGTCCGCGCCGATCGATGCGCCGGTGTTCAACTGGATTCCGGGCTTCTTCTGGCTGCTGATCAAGGTCTTCCTGTTGCTGTCGGTCTTCATCTGGCTGCGTGCGTCGTTCCCGCGCTACCGCTATGACCAGATCATGCGCCTGGGCTGGAAGATCTTCATTCCGCTCACCGTGGGTTGGCTGATCATCGTTGCCATCTGGCTGGTGTCGCCGTGGAACATCTGGAAGTAA
- the nuoI gene encoding NADH-quinone oxidoreductase subunit NuoI, producing the protein MLLAIKEFFNSLLLKELFKGLALTGRYLFARKITVLFPEEKTPLSPRFRGLHALRRYPNGEERCIACKLCEAVCPALAITIESDQRDDGTRRTTRYDIDLTKCIFCGFCEEACPVDAIVETHILEYHGEKRGDLYFTKDMLLAVGDRFEPEIAANKAADAKYR; encoded by the coding sequence ATGTTGCTTGCCATCAAGGAATTCTTTAACAGCCTGCTCCTGAAGGAACTCTTCAAGGGGTTGGCGCTGACCGGGCGCTACCTGTTTGCGCGCAAGATCACCGTCCTCTTCCCGGAAGAGAAGACGCCGCTGTCGCCGCGCTTCCGCGGCCTGCATGCGCTGCGCCGCTATCCGAACGGCGAAGAGCGCTGCATCGCGTGCAAGCTGTGCGAGGCGGTGTGCCCGGCCCTGGCCATCACGATCGAGTCGGACCAGCGCGACGACGGCACCCGCCGCACCACGCGCTACGACATCGACCTGACCAAGTGCATCTTCTGCGGCTTCTGCGAAGAGGCGTGCCCGGTGGACGCCATCGTCGAGACGCACATCCTGGAGTACCACGGCGAGAAGCGCGGCGATCTGTACTTCACCAAGGACATGCTGCTGGCCGTGGGTGACCGCTTCGAGCCGGAAATCGCCGCCAACAAGGCAGCCGACGCGAAGTACCGCTGA